Proteins encoded together in one Rhipicephalus sanguineus isolate Rsan-2018 chromosome 9, BIME_Rsan_1.4, whole genome shotgun sequence window:
- the LOC119405486 gene encoding uncharacterized protein LOC119405486: MQSSRPAAIASLPIDLQCCFGMHANMVYQRKWKRFNYAGIRALHLSTSAALPCEPFVLVALNRADFDVSLPILVRSRKWSDLQSLCILHFSRQQNERVYPTVGATHKTALRHFFGRLWNIVELNVNSLHFDDGIDFTELLDTPTLLRLRALSLPPCSLRKSGALHRLALGTSDIDDLDIRLNIDGCHNCCNYCSKELLLDPEDVRAFGVRSGRLTLSNVPNLASLNFLRSCRVANLRHIDVSEKPRFDFKALASSVHRSDTLRSLVVKLAAINLDTKSLKNSLCPANGLERVCLLSKTTLQTSAAERIVEAVAG, from the exons ATGCAGTCCAGTCGACCGGCAGCAATTGCATCGTTGCCCATCGACCTCCAATGCTGCTTCGGTATGCACGCTAACATGGTGTACCAGAGAAAGTGGAAACGCTTCAACTACGCCGGTATACGAGCACTGCACCTATCGACAAGCGCGGCACTCCCATGTGAGCCCTTCGTCCTCGTAGCCCTCAACCGGGCGGATTTCGATGTGTCCCTACCAATTCTTGTCCGCTCGCGCAAATGGAGCGATTTGCAGAGCCTGTGCATCTTGCATTTTTCACGACAACAAAACGAACGCGTATACCCAACCGTCGGTGCTACGCACAAAACCGCCCTGCGCCACTTCTTCGGACGGCTTTGGAACATAGTCGAGTTGAACGTCAACTCGTTGCATTTCGACGACGGCATTGACTTCACGGAGCTGCTGGATACGCCCACTCTGCTGCGGCTGCGCGCGCTGTCCCTGCCGCCCTGCAGCCTGCGTAAAAGTGGCGCGCTGCACCGGCTAGCCCTAGGaactagcgacatcgacgacttaGACATACGCCTCAACATCGACGGGTGCCACAACTGCTGCAATTATTGCAGTAAAGAACTCCTCCTCGATCCTGAGGACGTGCGCGCCTTTGGCGTCAGGTCGGGCCGGCTCACACTCAGCAATGTGCCGAATTTGGCGTCCTTGAACTTCCTTAGGAGCTGTCGCGTGGCCAACCTACGGCACATCGACGTCTCCGAGAAACCTCGCTTCGATTTCAAGGCACTCGCGAGTTCCGTGCACCGTAGCGACACCCTTCGCTCCCTCGTGGTTAAACTTGCAGCCATCAATTTGGACACCAAGTCCCTGAAG AACTCCCTGTGTCCTGCGAACGGACTTGAACGCGTGTGCCTGCTGTCGAAGACTACGCTACAAACTTCGGCCGCGGAGCGGATAGTCGAAGCTGTGGCCGGCTAG